From Treponema sp. OMZ 787:
CTATCGTTTTCGTATAATGAAAAAAAGATTTTAAACAATTCGAATTTTACATTTAAACAAAACGAAAAAATATTGATCTTAGGTGAATCGGGTTCAGGAAAATCTACTATAATGCGTCTACTTTTAGGAATGCACGCTCCCGATTCCGGTTCAATTACGATAGGCGGAACCGCTCCCCAAAAAATAAAAAATATTTCCGATGTGGTTTCCATTCAGCAGCAAGAAGCTTATATCTTTAAAATGAACCTTTTAGATAATTTATTTTTGGATAAGGAAATTACTGAAGAAAAAGTTAAGGATGTTTTTAACTCCGTAGGTTTAAATAAGTATACCGAAGATAAGTATTTAAAAGAAACCGTCATAGGTGAAACCTACGGTTTTTCGGGCGGAGAAAAAAAGCGTATAAGCATTGCAAGAGCCGTTTTGCATAAACGCCCGATTATGATATTCGATGAGCCTCTTGCAAATATCGATAACGAAAATATTGAGCGGGTAAAAAAATTAATTTTTTCTATAAAGGATTCTACAGTAATAATTATTTCGCACATTGCGGATACCGAAACAAAAAAACTGTTTGATCGAATTTATAAATTCGATACAAATGAAAGGAGCTTATATGAAGAAGCTGTCTAATCTTGAAAAATTATTTATATTTCTTGCTCTTCTATTTTTAGTCTTTTCGGCTGCAGCCGTTACGGTTTTTTCATGGCTAGGCGGAAAGATAGCCGATGCCGCCGTAAGTAAGGATATTCAAAAAGTTATTGTTTTTATTTCCGTATATTTTGTTGCAATACTGGTAAGAGCCGGAGGACACGGACTTTATTCTTATTTTTTCGGAAGATTTAAAACAAGCCGCTTAAAGTTTCTCAGACAAGGTCTTTTTCATGCTTGGGTAAGAGCCGAGTACGAAGAATTTTATAATATTGATGAAGGAAAAAAACTTTCATACTACCAACAACAGCTTCCTTCCCTCAACGGACTATATTATCAGTCCTTCTACGGAATGGGTCAGATTCTTATGGAAACTATTTTTGCTTCCGGCTTTCTTTTATATATTAATTTAAAATTAGCCCTTGTAAGTTTATTTTTTGTTTTAATAACCTCCCTTATTCCGCAACTATTTAAAAAGATTTTGGATAAAAAACAATCCGAGTCCATAAGCATTTTAAACGGACACATGGGGGAATTTTCGGATTGGTTAAAAGGTTTTGAAGTAATAAAAAATTACGGCAGTGAAGGACGTTTTCAAAATCTCTTAAATAAGTCGGTAGAAATGTTAGCAAAAAAACAATTTTCCGTTTCAGCCGTAAGTATCCTATCCCGAAATCTTTCTTCTCTTGCCTCTCAATTAAGTATAATTACCGTTGTTTTTTACGGTGTTTATCTTATTTATAAAAACGAATTAAGCATTGCCGAATTTATGATGGCTAACGGTTTGATTGTACAGCTGAAATCTCAAGTTTATTATATTTCGATGTATGTTAATTACTTTATTATGAGCAAGGTTATATTCGACGGTTATAAAACTTTAGTAATTAATGAACCGGAAGAGAAAAAGATTAAAGCAGAGATTTCTTCCGATGAAATATCTTTTGATGATGTAAGCTATGCTTATAGTGAATTGCCTGTTTTGCAAAATGTCAATAAAAAATTTACCGATAACGGAATACATATTATCTATGGAGAAAGCGGAAGCGGAAAGTCCACTGCAATGAAAATTCTTTTAGGTCTATTAAAACCCAAAAAAGGAAATGTTTTACTCGATGAAAAAAATATTTATTCCATAAAGAATAGGTCCGATATTATTTCGTTTTTAGCTCAAGAGGCTGTTTTCTTTGACGATAGTTTAAAAAACAATTTAACCTTAGGTGAAGATATTGCAGAAGAAAAAATCTTTACCTTGATGGAAAAATTAGGTTTAGAAAAATTTGCAAATGCCGAATCTTTGAACATGGACTTTACGCACATCGAAAATAAATTTTCAGGCGGAGAATTAAAGCGTCTAAGTTTTGTGCGTACCCTATTGCGCGATACGCCTGTAGTAATTTTCGATGAACCCTTTGCAAATATCGATGCTCAAAACATAGGAAGGGTAGAAGATCTTATTTTAGGTTTAAGGGATAAGAAAGTTTTTATTGTAACTC
This genomic window contains:
- a CDS encoding ABC transporter ATP-binding protein, which translates into the protein MKKLSNLEKLFIFLALLFLVFSAAAVTVFSWLGGKIADAAVSKDIQKVIVFISVYFVAILVRAGGHGLYSYFFGRFKTSRLKFLRQGLFHAWVRAEYEEFYNIDEGKKLSYYQQQLPSLNGLYYQSFYGMGQILMETIFASGFLLYINLKLALVSLFFVLITSLIPQLFKKILDKKQSESISILNGHMGEFSDWLKGFEVIKNYGSEGRFQNLLNKSVEMLAKKQFSVSAVSILSRNLSSLASQLSIITVVFYGVYLIYKNELSIAEFMMANGLIVQLKSQVYYISMYVNYFIMSKVIFDGYKTLVINEPEEKKIKAEISSDEISFDDVSYAYSELPVLQNVNKKFTDNGIHIIYGESGSGKSTAMKILLGLLKPKKGNVLLDEKNIYSIKNRSDIISFLAQEAVFFDDSLKNNLTLGEDIAEEKIFTLMEKLGLEKFANAESLNMDFTHIENKFSGGELKRLSFVRTLLRDTPVVIFDEPFANIDAQNIGRVEDLILGLRDKKVFIVTHQLNDRIKEKSVSLWKIGR